Within Sorangiineae bacterium MSr11367, the genomic segment AGCAGGTGAGCAAACTACGGCGTTATTGAGCAAGAAGTTGCGCAAACAGCGCAGCTTTTTCGCGGTATCATGAACGCGCTGAAATCAGCGGCAAACCGTTCGTATTGCCCTTCTCTCTGCGATCGAAGTTGGAAATACGAATACGTGTTCATGATGCGAGAGGCTAACGGCCGATCACGGTGCATCGCGCTGAAAGAGCCCCTTTTTCAGGCGCAAATCGCAAGAATTATGAATGACCTCCATGTGACGACCGCACGGAGTCCACGGATAATGAACTTGCGTAATTGAACGTAGGCCATTTCCCATAGGGGATTAGGCCATGATCCGCTCGAAAGACCTGGCACGGAATCGTCGGGCGCGCTTCCTGGACGGTTCGGCTTCGCACCTGGCGGGCGGCATCCAAGCGGCCGTTATCGAGGGGAAAATCCCGTTCGCGATATCTTACTTACTGGGCGGTGGCTCGATCAGCGCGCGCAGTGCGCGTTCGAGCACCCGCTCCAATGCCCCGGGTTTCGCGTCCGTGAGTGCTGGAAGGCCCATCGCCTGCCGCATCATTTGGAAGCCCGCGACGAGGGATAGAATGACGGCCGCTCGCTCCGAGCGATCTGGCCCATGCAACGCGCGCGCGAGCGTCGTTTGATAGTGGGCCTGAATCTGCTCGCGTCCGATTTCGGCGGCGCGTTCACTGGCCGCGGAACGCAACATGATGAGAAAGCCTTCGAGCGGTGTGGCGTCCGGTTGCGTGAGTCGAACGAGCGCGGCGGCCATGGTCTCACTCGGGCAGCCCGACTCGATGAAGTCCGACGTGAGAATGACGGGCTTGGTCATGGTCTCGATGGCGACTTCGGCAAATAGCCGCTCCTTCGAGCCGAAATAGCGGTTGATGAGCATGGCGGTCACACCCGCACCCGCGGCGATCTCGCGGACGCCGACTCCGTCATAGCCGGAACGCGCGAAGGCTCGCCGCGCCGAGTCGAGGATCGCCTTTCGCGTGGCCACGGCGTCGCGCGGACGCGGAGTGTCCGACGTCTTTTTCTTCGCCGAGCGGGATGGGGTCGTTTCAGCGGGCCGCTTCTTCATGGTCGAGTAGGTTGCGTGCGCAATCGACGACCGTGGCCGCCGCGGGGCGAGGAGAGAAGCCGAGGATACGCTGTGCCTTCGCAGAGTTGAAGAGCTGGCGGCGCCCGAGAAGGGGTGTGAGCGCGCGCAGCGATGGCGAAAACCACGCGAGCACTCGGAGGGCGACATCGGGAAGCTTGCGCGTGGGCACCTTGGTCCCCTGCGGACCGAGCTCGGCGCGCAGGGTCGCGCCAATGTCGTCCATCCACATGAAGTCGCCGACCGCGACGAAACGCTGACCAGCGGCCTCCGGTGCGAGCATGGCGCGAATGTGGAGATCGGCGAGGTCGCGCACATCGACGACGCAAAATCCGAGGTGCGGCACGCCGGGGAGCTTGCCTCCGAGGAGGCGGTCGATGAATTGAACCGACCCGAGGTTGGCCATCGACAGCACGGGGCCGAAAATGGCGCCGGGCAGGATCGTGGTGAGCGTCGTCGTGCCCGCCGGCTGCGCGGCCATGAAATCCCACGCGACGCGTTCCGCCGCAATTTTGGACCGCCGGTAGGCGTTCAACGTCGGGTGCGCATCGCCGGTCCACATCGCTTCGTCGCCCGCCGTCTCGAGATTCGGCGGGGTGCAGGCCGCCGTCGACGATGTCATGACCACCCGTGTCACGTTTGCCTTCACGGCGGCACGAAGCACGCGAAGCGTCCCCTCCCGCGCGGGCACCATGAGGGCGTCGGGATCTTTTGCCCCATCATTGCCCAACGGCGATGCGACGTGGAGCACGTAGGTGCATCCCGCCACCGCCTCGTCCCAACCTGCATTCGCGCCGAGATCGGCATGGACGAAATCGAGACGGTCGCCGGGATCGACGACCCGGACGATGGCGGAACGCACCGCCTGCTCTTTCGACGCGGAGCGCACCGTGGTGCGCACGCGGTAACCGCGCCGTAGGAGCTGGACGATGCAGTGTCCCGCCACGTATCCGCTGCCGCCCGTCACAAGCACCGTTTCGTTCATCATGCGGCCTTCCAATCGCGAATGTCGGAGTTGACCAGCAGGTGTCGCTCGGCCCCGTGCTTGGCCACGTCCAGCAAGCAAAACGCGAGTTTGTCGCAATCGACGCTGAGGTCTTTGCCAAACATGGACATGACGGTGCCAATGGGCGCGAACAATCGGGCCAAATCTCTCCGAGGGCCGCTTCGTTTGGTGGGCCGTATGTACGCCGGTCGGAAGACGAACACGTTGTCACCCCATGCTTCGAGCTGCCGTTCCGTGCGTCCTTTGATGCGGGCATAGAGAGCGCTCTTCTTTTCCTCGGGATCCGCATTGCGGCCGCTGACGAAGCAGAATCGAGCGCGCGGATTGGCCGCGAACAGCGCCCTGGCCGCGGCCATCGTAAAATCGAGCGTAATGCGAATGTATTGCTCTTCGGTGGTTTGAAGCTGCGAGACCCCGAGCGACCAGATGCACGCATCGCAATCGCGCAAGTCGAGTGTCGAGTAATCCAGGAAGTTCGTGACGAGCGCCTCGTGCAGCTTGGGGTGGGCGATACCGACGGGGCGCCGCGTGAGCGTGGTCACTTGGTGAATGCCATCATCGTCGAGGGCTTGCCGGAGGACTTCATGGCCGAGAAAGCCGGTGGCACCCGTGAGGAGTATCTTCATGTTTACGAGTGTAGACATCCGGCTGGCGAAAGTCTACGACCGTAGATATGATGGTGCTTCCCCATCGCAGGAGGCACACCGATGGCTCTCAAATACGCCGCAATTTTTGCTATTTCATTGTTGGGACCGGCACTGGCGAGCCCTGCGCGGGCCGAGCCGCCTGCGCAGCAGGTCGAGCTGCAATCGCTCTTTGGCGGGACCTTTCGCTACCGCAACAGCCCGGTCGAAAAAGAGAAGCGCCGCGAGGCCATCGAGAGATCCATCGGGGGGCTCTTCTTCGTCATTCGCCCGATGGCGCGCAGCCGTCTCGAGTCGGCGACGCAAGTGCCTGCGCAATACACGTTTTCGTTCGAATCGGGCAGCGTTCGCGTGAAGGTGCCGGGCCGTCCGGATGTCTTCTCCCGCGAGGATGGCACGCCGGCCGAGTACGTCTACAACGATACGCGCACGCCTTACACGCAGCGCTTCGTGAACGGCCGGCTCGTGCAAGTGTTCACCTTTGCCAAGAACGAGGGCAGCCGCATCAATGAGTTCAGCGTGTCGCCCGACGGCCAGACCTTGACCCTCAAGGTGACCCTTTCGAGCAGCAGCCTCACGGCGCCGTTGGTCTACCAACTGACGTACCAGCGCGCGGGCAAATAGATATGAGACGTCGATGGAGACGGCCTGTCTATTTCCTTGTCGCGCTGCTCGTGGCGTGCGCCGCATTGACCCATTGTGCGGCCTTCGGGGCGGCGCCCATGGGGGATCGGCTCGAGCGCGCCAGGCGCTCTCCGCAATGGCGCGACGGGCGATTCCAGAATCCGCAGGGATCATGGGCCGACGTTGCCGCCAGCTATTTGCGACTCTTTGCGCGCTCGGAACCGGACACGCGTCCGAGCGCTCCGATCGACACGGTTTCGCCGGTGTTTGCGATGCCGCCCGCATCGGGCCTCGCCGTGACCTGGTTCGGGCACTCATCGGCGTTCGTGGAGATCGACGGCGTGAACGTGCTCATCGATCCACTATGGAGTGCACGCGCATCGCCCATCGGATGGCTCGGTCCCTCGCGGTGGTTCCCACCGCCGGCCAAGCTGGACGCTCTTCCGGCGGACGCCGTGGTCATTTCGCACGACCACTACGATCACCTCGATTACGGCTCGATCGCGGTGCTGAAAGGCACGCGCGCCCGCTTCATCGTTCCTTTGGGCGTCGGCGCCCACCTCGAACATTGGGGGATCCCGCGCGAGCGCATCCTCGAGCTCGATTGGTGGGAATCGGCGCGCATCGGCACCATCGACGTCGTGGCGACGCCTGCCCGTCATGCCTCGGGCCGTGGGCCCTCCAAGAGCAATCGCACGCTCTGGGCCAGCTTTGCCTTCATCGGCTCGAAGCACCGGGTCTGGTATTCGGGCGATACCGGTTTTCACGACGACCTCGCGCGCATCGGTGAGCGCTTCGGGCCGTTCGATCTGACGCTCATCGAATCGGGACAATACGACGCCAATTGGCCCGACGCGCACCTCGGTCCCGAGCTGGCCGTGGAAGCCCACCGTCGGGTGCGCGGCGGGGCGCTTCTTCCCGTGCATTGGGGTGCGTTGCAACTCGCCCCGCACCCATGGACGGAGCCCATCGAACGCGTCCTCGTCGCCGCCGCGTGCCACGACATCGAGGTGCTGACCCCGCGCCCCGGCGAACGCCTCGAGCCCACGACCCATCCATCGATGAAGCGCTGGTGGCCCAACGCGGCATGGCGCCCCGCCAGCAAGGCCCCCGTGATCGGCACGAAGAACGGCAACGGCGACGAACGCATCGCTTTGCCGCCCTGCCGCGGGTAATGCCTATTCCTCGGTGGGGTTGCTCACCGTCCAGCACTCCCGGATCCGGCCGTTCTCGATGCGAAGTATGTCGATTCCGGCGATGCGGAAGGTCCGGCCTTCGACGTCCTCGGGGCGGCCGCTGCGGCCGGCGAAGATGCCGCGGGCGAACCATCGCGCGATGAGCGTGTCGCCGTCGACGAGGACGGCGAGGTTCGTCTCGTAGCGGATCTCCGCATATTGCGCGCGCACCGTCCGGACCAAACCGATCACCGCCTCCGGATCGCGGATGGTGGCGGGATCCGCGAGCTTCTTCTGGAGATGCACGTAGAACCCGTCGGCGATGATCGCGCGGGCGAGTTCGGTGTCACCGTTCCACATGGCCGTCCAACGTGCCCAGAGGTCTTCGGCCATCGTGCGTGAGAGCGTGTTCGTCGATTGTCGTTCCATGCCCGTGACGTTAGGTGCCTCCGCGAGCATAGAAGATCGACGTTTCGTATCCTAGGATACAACGTCCCATGCAACGCTCCACCTCGCGCAAGACCCTCGGCGAATTCCTCCGCAGCCGCCGCGAACGCCTCCGCCCCGAGGACTTCGGCATCGCCGTCGAAGGCCACCGCCGCACCCCCGGCCTGCGGCGCGAGGAGGTGGCAGGTCGCGCGGGGGTGAGCAGCGATTGGTACCTCCGACTCGAGCAAGGACGCGATGTAACGCCGTCGGTGAGCGTGCTCGAAGCCCTCTCGGGCGCCCTGCGCCTCACGGAGGTCGAACGGGCACATCTCTTCTTGCTCGCCCGCAAAGAAGAGCCGCCGCTGCGTCCCGCCCCCATCGAGGTCGTCCAGGCCGGCTTGGCCCGTGCGCTCGCCCGCATGGGTGGTACCCCGGTTTTCATCCTAGGACGAAGGCTGGACATCCTCGCCTGGAACCAGGAGGCTGCGCGCGTCATCGGAGACCCCGGGCGCATCCCCGCCGCGCGGCGCAACCTCGTTCGCATGTCCCTTCTCGTCCCCAAGGTGCGTGCCATCTACGCCGATTGGCGCGCCGTTGCGGCGGAGAACATCGCCGCCCTGCGCGCCGCCCATGCCCGCCACCCGCAGGACCGCAGCTTCACGGAGCTCATCGATCTCTTGCATCGCCGAAGCGCCACCTTCCGCGCCCAATGGCGGCGCCACGAGGTCGACGAGCGAAACCGCGGCCGCTGGTCCCTCCGCCGCGCCCATGGCACCGTCGTCCACATGGATTACGATTCGCTTCTAACCCCCGACGATCGCGATCAGCGCCTGGTGTTCTTCACCCGCCCTGCGTGAACGCCTCTACGCCTCCGCGGCAAAGGTGAGCTGGAACGACGCACCACCTGCGCCGTTCACCTCGAGCTCGGCGTCCAGTTGCTCCGACAGGGTGCAAATGAGTTGGAGGCCCAGAGAATCCGATTTTCGAATATCCAGATCGAGCGGTAGGCCGATGCCATTGTCCTTCACGGCCAGCCGGAGCCGCCCCATGTCGAGCTTGGCCAGTTCGACGCGGATTGTTCCCTGGCGCCCATCGCGGAAGCCGTGCTTTAGCGCATTGGTGATCAACTCGTTCAGCACCAGGCCGCAGGGAATGGCCCGATCCACGGCCAGCGCGAGGTCCTCGATGGCCAATTCGAGCGTCACACTCGCGAACGCCCCGCCCGTTGCGCGGAACACGTTGGTCGCCAAGCTTCGCGCATACTCCGAAAACGGAACGCGGGAATAGTCTTTGGATTGGTAGAGCTTCTCGTGAATGAGCGCGATCGCTTGCACGCGCGTCTGGCACTCTTCCAGCGCGTCGCGGTTGGCCCCTACATCGAGCTTGCGGACTTGCATATTAATGATGCTGGAGATGACCTGCAGATTGTTCTTCACCCGGTGGTGGATCTCTTGAATCAACACCTCGCGCTCGCGCAGCGCCTTGGACAAATCGGCGGTGCGTCCGCTGACCCGTTCTTCCAGCTCGGTATTCAGACTCTGGAGCTCGTTCAAGAGCCGGTCGCGTTCGTGCTCGGCGAGTTTGCGCTCGGTGATGTCGGTATTCATCCCGATCCACCCGCGCACCTGGCCTTCCACGTCCAGCAGTGGGACGGCCCTTGCGGCGGTCCAGCGCCATTCCCCGCTCACGTGCCGAATGCGGTATTCGGTGTCGATGGCCGACTTCGTCGCGATGGCCTTTCTCCATAGCGCGGCCACCGCGGCGCGGTCCTCGGGATGGAACGCGTCGGCCCGTTCTCGCCCGCGCCATTGTTGGTAGGTTTGGCCCGTAAAAGCCCGCCAAGAAGGGGAGTCTTCGATGAATTCCCCGTTGGCTGCGGCGGTCCACACGATTTGCGCAGACACCTCGACGAGCGCGCGAAAGCGCTCGGCGCTTTCGCGAAGCGTTGCCTCGGCCATCTTGCGTGCGGTGATGTCGACGATCGACCCGAGAACGAAGTCGCCATCCGCCGTGCGCATGGGGTTCAACCCGATCTCGACCGGCATTTCGGAACCATCCTTGCGTATGCCGTAGAGTTCGCGGCCCGCACCCATCGGCCGGGTTCGAGGCTCCTGAAAGAAGGTATCCCGGTAGCTGGGATGCCGCCCGCGCGATTTGGCCGGTACCAAGATCTCCACCGGTTGCCCGATCAGCTCTTCGCGCGTGTAGCCGAACAATCGCTCGACTTGCGCATTGACCAACACGATCGTTCCGTTGCGATCGGCCATGAGCATCCCGGTCGACGCGGCCTCGATCGTCGAGCGAAATTTTTCCTCCGCTTGGATCGCTCGGGCGGCTTCCGAGCTGCGCGCTTCGAGTGCACGCTGCACGTACGAAGCTTGGCCCGTGGCCATCAGCATCACCACGCCGAGAATTCCCACGAAGAGAAGTCCGGCGGCCAACACCGTCCACGCTTGCCAGCCTCGATGCGCCGTCATGTACGCGCTCGTCGCCGTGACCTCCAGCTTCCAGCGTCGCCCGCCGAAGGAGAATGTCTCGTTCCACGTACGCGGGCTCGAGTCCGAGTCCGTGTTCGCGTTCGTGTACACCAGGGCATTCTCTTTCGCGGCATCCTCGTCGAGGAGGCGATAGTCGAGCCCGTCGTGGTCGATGCTCCTCAGCGCCGTTTCGACGACGTCGCCCACGCGGAAAACGCCCGCGACGTACCCTCGCAGGGATTGTGAATGGAGCACCGGCGCAATCAAGAGAATCCCCTGCTGCCCCGCGGTCTCCTGGACCAGCGTGATCCGCGAGGTCACGCTCGGACGGCCGGAACGACGGGCCCTGCTCAGCGCCTCGAAGCGAATCGGATCCGAGGCGATGTCGAATCCCACCGCGTACCGATTCCTGTCTTCGGGCTCCATGTAATACACCGGCAGGTACTCCGGTCGCGTCGCCGCCCGCCTCAGTACGCCTTTCGAGGCTTGCTCGGTAATCTCGAAACCTGCGGCCGTCTCGAATTGCGTCCTTCGGTCGTCGTCGATGCGTGGATTCCAAGCCAGGCCCTGGATGCCCGGGTACGTGTTCAAGGCATGCCGACAGAATTCGTGAAACTGCGCCCGGCTGACGTCGGAAGATGCTTCGAAAAGACTCGCCAGAAAGCCCACGACCTCCTCGTACTCGGAAAGCCGCGCCTCGAGGGTATGGGCAAGCGGTGTCGCGCGCCGCTCGAATTCGGTGTGCAGGCGGGTTTCCTCCCATGCCCTGGCCTTCAAGAACAAGCCGCTCACCGCGGCAAAGCCGACGAGCAACGGAATGCCCACGATGGTACGGCGGCGCCGCCACACGGAATCGAGGCCCGGGACGAAGAGCAAGGAAAGCGGGGCGAAGATCAAAACGCCAATGGCGTCACCCACCCACCACGTCCACCAGCTGAATGCGAATTGGGGCCAGGGGATGACCCCCAATCCGCACAGGGTGCTCATGCCCACCGTGGCGCTCACCAGGCACGATACCGGCCCGCCGAGAAAGGTGAACTTCGTGATCTCGCGATCCACCTCCAGTGCCGTGGGAAATCCCACGAACCTGCGGATGAGCAGGGCGCCCAGTGCCGCCTGGCAGGCCGCGCCGCAACCGATGCCCGTGGCGATGGCCATCGAGCGGGCCAACGAGGCGCTGGTGCTCATATCGAAACTGGTCCCCGCATTGACCAGGAATGACCCCAGCGCGATACCCGGCACCACCCGCAGGCCCCAGCAGAGGACGCAGACGAGCGCGATGCCTGCCGCCGGCCACACCGCCGTCGCGTAGCCGGGAGGTATCGCCATGAACAGCGCGAACTTCCCCGCGACCCAGTAAATGGCCGCGACGAGCAGCGCCCGCGATGCCCAACGCATGCCCGTGCGCGCGCGCCCTTCGAGTGTGCCGCTGGTCATTCCTCTTGGCTCCCCTTCGTTAGATTAATCCATACGGACAGGGCGGGTGCTTTTCACGCATGGCGTCTCCGAGATGCCATGCCACGGATGTGGCGCACGTGGGCATACCAAAATTCGTTGGCTCCGTTTCTCTTCGCTGGAGGCAACATGGCACACTGAGAGATGCCCAAATACTCGGTGCTCATCGTCGAAGACGAGCGAATCGTTGCCATGGATCTTCAGCAAATTCTGAATTCGCTCGGATACGACGCTTATGCGGTGGCATCGTCGGCCAATGAGGCGTTCGCGCGCGCCAGTGAAAAATGCCCGGACGTCGTTCTGATGGACATTCGCATCAAGGGGCAACTCGACGGAATTCGCACCGCGGCCATTCTTCGCGAGAAGTTCGACGTTCCCATCGTCTACCTCACTGCGCACGCCGACGATTCCACCATTGCACGGGCCAAGAAGACGACGCCGCATGGGTATCTGCTCAAGCCGGTGAAGTCGACCGAGCTCAAAAGCGCCATCGAAGTGTCCATTTACCGGCATGAAATGGAGAAGGATCTGCGGGCCCGTGAAGCGTTGTTCCGGGACACGCTGGAGTCGCTCCAGGATGGAATCGTGACCGTGGATTCGCAATCTCGCATCGTGCAAATGAACACGGCCGCCGAAGGCTTGACGGGGTGGCGGCAAGCGGAGGCAAAAGGGAAATCCATCGAGCTCTTACTCTGCCCGAAAGCGGGCGTGGGACGCATCGCGGCGACCCTGGGAACCGAGCTGCCGGACCTCGTCGGAGCCGTTTTGGACGATGGGCTCACCCGCCATGGCGAGGGCACCGAAGGGCCGACGGGGCGAAGTTTCGGCTATTCGGTCACGGCCATCGTGGATCACGTCGGGCGCATCGTCGGCGCGGTGATCCATGTGCACGACATCACGGAGCAGCGCCGCTCGGACGTGGAAATTCGCGTGCTCCACGAGCACTTGACCGAGTTGGCGACGACGGACGAACTCACCGGCGTGGCCAATTATCGAGCCTTCAAAGAGCGTCTCAAGCAGATCGTGGCCGAGGGAGAGCGCGGTCGCGCCTTTGCCTTGGCCCTTTGCGACGTGGACGACTTCAAGCGAATCAACGATGGATTGGGGCACCAGGCGGGCGATCAGGCGCTGGTGAAAGTTGCCCGCGCCCTGAAGGACAACGTGCGTGAAACCGATTTCGTGGCCCGCTACGGTGGCGACGAATTCTGCGTCCTGTTCACGGACGTCGGTGAGGATGCGGCCGTCGCGCTGACGGAAAGGCTTCGCCAGTGCATTGCCGCCATTCGCGAGCCGTGTCTGGTGACCGCAAGCTTCGGCGTTTGCGGTTACTCGACATCGTTCCACGGTGACGCGGCGGCGTTCGTCGATGCCGTGGATGCCGCCCTGTATCGATCGAAGCACGAGGGGCGGAATCGGGTGGAGCTGAGCAGCAGCGTGCAGGCGGACACCCAGACGGCTTAGGTTGAACACCGAAAACGACGTTCGCCGCCGTACGCGATAGCCTAGTCGAGGGGATCGACCATGCTGGAATTCCTACGGCGCCTTTTCTCGTCCGACGGGTTCATGCCCCACGGCCATTGTTACCTGTGGAGCCCGGAGATCGTCTGGCTGCACGTCATCTCCGACGCGCTCGTGGCCCTGTCGTACACGACGATCCCGTTCACGTTGTATTACTTCGTTCGAAAACGCAGAGACCTGCCTTTCAACTGGATGTTCCTCTGCTTCGCCGTGTTCATCATCGCCTGCGGCGCGACGCACTACATGGAGATCTGGACGCTCTGGACTCCGGTGTACCGCCTGTCCGGTGTCGTCAAAGCCATTACCGCGGCCGCGTCGGTGCCAACGGCGATTCTTCTGGTGAGGCTCGTGCCCAAAGCCCTCACCATTCCGACCCCCGAACAGCTGTCGAAGGCCCACGAGGAGTTGAAGAAGGCCCACGAGGTGCTGGAGAGCCGCGTTCGGGAGCGAACCGCCGAGCTTTCGCGGACCAACGAGGACCTGGAGAAGCAAATCATCGAGAGACAGCGCATCGAAGAGGCGTTGCGTCGGAGCGAAGGCCGGTTTCGCAGGCTCGAGGAGGCGGGCATCATCGGGGTGATGACCGCCGACCTCCGAGGAGGCATCCTCGAGGCCAATAGCGCCTTGTTGAACATGATTGGGTATACGCGCGAAGAGGTTCTCGCGGGCACGGTCCGATGGTCGGACATGACCCCGCCGGAGTGGCGTCATCTCGACGAGCGGGCGATCGAGCAACTCCGGGCGACGGGCATTGCGAAGCCGTGGGAGAAAGAATACTTCCACAAAGATGGATCGCGGGTTCCGATCCTTCTCGGCGTGGCGATGCTCGAGGGAAGCCGCGATGAGTGCATCGTCTTCACGGTGGACCACACGGAATACAAGCGCTCCGAGCGAGAAAAGGTGGAGCTGCTCGAGCAGCTGCGGGTGCTCAACGGCCAACTCGAAGAGCGTGTGCGTGCCCGCACGGCCGAATTGTCGGCGATGCTCAAAGAGCGAGAGATCCTCCTGCAGGAGGTTCACCACCGGGTGAAGAACAATTTGCAGGTGATCTCGAGCCTCATCAACATTCAAATGAGAAAGCTCGACGAGTGCGGCAGCCGCATTGCCCTGGAAGAGTGCCAGACGCGCGTGCAGGCCATCGCGCTGATTCACGAAAAGCTCTATCAATTCCAAGATTACGCGCGCGTTCCCTTCTCCGAATATGCGAAGAGCCTCGCCGGCAACGTGCTGCACGCTACGGGCCTCTCACCGTCGAACATCGCGCTGCAGCTTGCCGTGGAGGACCTGACCATCGCCGTGGATAGGGCGATTCCGTGCGGGCTCGTGTTGAACGAGCTGATGACCAATGCCCTCAAGCATGCCTTTCCGGACGGACGGAGTGGGACGATTCGCGTGGGGCTGGCCCGCCTGGACGGCGGGCTGCTGCGGCTCTCGGTTCGGGACGACGGTGTCGGGCTGCCCGCCGGGGTCGACGTGCGGAGGGCCGGTTCGCTGGGGTTGCAGCTCGTCTCCACACTCGCCGAACAGCTCGAGGGAACGGTCACCGTCCACAACGATCTCGGGACGACGTTCGAGCTTACGTTTCCCTCGGACTAGCGCAAAAGTCGATTGCTTCTGGCGGACTCGCGGCTCGTTTGCAGGCGAACAGCGGCAGCGGGACAATCCCGGCGAGACCGGCGGCTTAGTCCGTTGCTCGCGCAAGGATCGGCAGGCGTTATGGCGATCGTCACTCCGCTGAACCACAACATCGCGCCAGTCCCGCCGGTTCGTTCGCGCTGCCGCGGTTCCAGTACGAGCGAATTTCAAGTTTGATACATTGCAATCGACTGTTGACTCGCCGCGGTGCCAAAACCGGTGGACACGAGGTAATCGCACCACCGGGTGACGCTCGTCAGGAGCGGCGGATGCTCGAGCCCGGTGGCGGTGGCGTGCGCCTCGGCGGCGGCCGTATCGTAGCGGTCCTCCGAGAGGAACGAGAGGGTCTCGGGCTCCACACCGGTGAGCGCCTTTGGGAGCGCCCGAACCAAGCCCGCGCACAAGAGCAGCCGCGGAGCGCTCACCCCGAGGTGGGTCGCCACGGCGCGGATCAAGTCCGGGAGCGGCGGGGTCGCCGTGTCGAGGACGCAGAGCTCCTGTCCGAGTGTCTCGGCGCGCTCCGGAACCGAGGCGAGAAAGCTGGCGAGGTAGTCGACGGTCACCAGCGGCACGAACGTCCGCGGGGTGCCGACCAGCGCCGGCAGCTTGCGCCGCCAGAGTCGCTCCACCATGTCGCCGAGGCCGAGCACCTGCGTGGTCTGGCCGGTGCGCGAGTCGCCGATGACGCTGCTCGGGTGGACGGAGGTCCACAGAAGGGCGCGCCCCTTGGCGAAGTGCTGCAATGCCAAATACGACTCGTGCTTCGAGGCCTCGTACGCACCGTGCCGGCGATAAAGCCGCGACTGCTCGGCCTCCCGCAACGGATACGCGTCGCGCGAAAGACCCGGCACGGGGCGCGTCATGCGGTAGCCGCCGACGAACACGAAGCGCCGAAGCGTGGGGCGGGCCAGCGCCCATTCGGCCGCGTGAAGCGAGCCCTCGACATTGGCGCGACGTGCCTCGCCGGCCTCCATGCCGAAGGCATAGCGCCCCGCCACGTGGAACACGTCCCGCACGCCCGCGAAGGCCCCTTCGAGCCCGAGCGACGGAGCCTGAACATCGCCTTCGACGAGCATCAGACGCTGCGGATCGCCGCCGATCGCGGCGACGAAATCCGCGAGCTCCTCGGACCGCGCGGCCGCACGGCGCACCACCGCCGCCACCCGCCGCCCGCGCGCGGTGAGCGCCGCCAGAAGCCAGCGCCCGACGAAGCCCGTGCCACCCGTGACCAACACCTCGATGTCGGCGTTTCTCATGCAACCAGCATGGGGTCACCCATGCATGAGCAAAAGAGAATATATCTCATGGTCAAGCATGAGCAATTTCGATATCCGGGCAATTAACCTGAACCTCCTGCCCGCGCTGGACGCGCTCTTGGTCGAAGGTAGCGTCGGCGCGGCTGCACGGCGCATGCACGTCAGCCAATCGGCGATGAGCCACTCGCTCGCGAAG encodes:
- a CDS encoding PAS domain S-box protein, yielding MTSGTLEGRARTGMRWASRALLVAAIYWVAGKFALFMAIPPGYATAVWPAAGIALVCVLCWGLRVVPGIALGSFLVNAGTSFDMSTSASLARSMAIATGIGCGAACQAALGALLIRRFVGFPTALEVDREITKFTFLGGPVSCLVSATVGMSTLCGLGVIPWPQFAFSWWTWWVGDAIGVLIFAPLSLLFVPGLDSVWRRRRTIVGIPLLVGFAAVSGLFLKARAWEETRLHTEFERRATPLAHTLEARLSEYEEVVGFLASLFEASSDVSRAQFHEFCRHALNTYPGIQGLAWNPRIDDDRRTQFETAAGFEITEQASKGVLRRAATRPEYLPVYYMEPEDRNRYAVGFDIASDPIRFEALSRARRSGRPSVTSRITLVQETAGQQGILLIAPVLHSQSLRGYVAGVFRVGDVVETALRSIDHDGLDYRLLDEDAAKENALVYTNANTDSDSSPRTWNETFSFGGRRWKLEVTATSAYMTAHRGWQAWTVLAAGLLFVGILGVVMLMATGQASYVQRALEARSSEAARAIQAEEKFRSTIEAASTGMLMADRNGTIVLVNAQVERLFGYTREELIGQPVEILVPAKSRGRHPSYRDTFFQEPRTRPMGAGRELYGIRKDGSEMPVEIGLNPMRTADGDFVLGSIVDITARKMAEATLRESAERFRALVEVSAQIVWTAAANGEFIEDSPSWRAFTGQTYQQWRGRERADAFHPEDRAAVAALWRKAIATKSAIDTEYRIRHVSGEWRWTAARAVPLLDVEGQVRGWIGMNTDITERKLAEHERDRLLNELQSLNTELEERVSGRTADLSKALREREVLIQEIHHRVKNNLQVISSIINMQVRKLDVGANRDALEECQTRVQAIALIHEKLYQSKDYSRVPFSEYARSLATNVFRATGGAFASVTLELAIEDLALAVDRAIPCGLVLNELITNALKHGFRDGRQGTIRVELAKLDMGRLRLAVKDNGIGLPLDLDIRKSDSLGLQLICTLSEQLDAELEVNGAGGASFQLTFAAEA
- a CDS encoding diguanylate cyclase, whose amino-acid sequence is MPKYSVLIVEDERIVAMDLQQILNSLGYDAYAVASSANEAFARASEKCPDVVLMDIRIKGQLDGIRTAAILREKFDVPIVYLTAHADDSTIARAKKTTPHGYLLKPVKSTELKSAIEVSIYRHEMEKDLRAREALFRDTLESLQDGIVTVDSQSRIVQMNTAAEGLTGWRQAEAKGKSIELLLCPKAGVGRIAATLGTELPDLVGAVLDDGLTRHGEGTEGPTGRSFGYSVTAIVDHVGRIVGAVIHVHDITEQRRSDVEIRVLHEHLTELATTDELTGVANYRAFKERLKQIVAEGERGRAFALALCDVDDFKRINDGLGHQAGDQALVKVARALKDNVRETDFVARYGGDEFCVLFTDVGEDAAVALTERLRQCIAAIREPCLVTASFGVCGYSTSFHGDAAAFVDAVDAALYRSKHEGRNRVELSSSVQADTQTA
- a CDS encoding PAS domain S-box protein, with product MLEFLRRLFSSDGFMPHGHCYLWSPEIVWLHVISDALVALSYTTIPFTLYYFVRKRRDLPFNWMFLCFAVFIIACGATHYMEIWTLWTPVYRLSGVVKAITAAASVPTAILLVRLVPKALTIPTPEQLSKAHEELKKAHEVLESRVRERTAELSRTNEDLEKQIIERQRIEEALRRSEGRFRRLEEAGIIGVMTADLRGGILEANSALLNMIGYTREEVLAGTVRWSDMTPPEWRHLDERAIEQLRATGIAKPWEKEYFHKDGSRVPILLGVAMLEGSRDECIVFTVDHTEYKRSEREKVELLEQLRVLNGQLEERVRARTAELSAMLKEREILLQEVHHRVKNNLQVISSLINIQMRKLDECGSRIALEECQTRVQAIALIHEKLYQFQDYARVPFSEYAKSLAGNVLHATGLSPSNIALQLAVEDLTIAVDRAIPCGLVLNELMTNALKHAFPDGRSGTIRVGLARLDGGLLRLSVRDDGVGLPAGVDVRRAGSLGLQLVSTLAEQLEGTVTVHNDLGTTFELTFPSD
- a CDS encoding SDR family oxidoreductase produces the protein MRNADIEVLVTGGTGFVGRWLLAALTARGRRVAAVVRRAAARSEELADFVAAIGGDPQRLMLVEGDVQAPSLGLEGAFAGVRDVFHVAGRYAFGMEAGEARRANVEGSLHAAEWALARPTLRRFVFVGGYRMTRPVPGLSRDAYPLREAEQSRLYRRHGAYEASKHESYLALQHFAKGRALLWTSVHPSSVIGDSRTGQTTQVLGLGDMVERLWRRKLPALVGTPRTFVPLVTVDYLASFLASVPERAETLGQELCVLDTATPPLPDLIRAVATHLGVSAPRLLLCAGLVRALPKALTGVEPETLSFLSEDRYDTAAAEAHATATGLEHPPLLTSVTRWCDYLVSTGFGTAASQQSIAMYQT